The following are from one region of the Thermoproteus uzoniensis 768-20 genome:
- a CDS encoding (Fe-S)-binding protein, producing MSPSYVEYLSMPSFTPYVVYTLAALSAASLLYSTNKLLYELGGIKTILKYIFKKKTYKFIYEFIIHRRFFMEEILGGFAHYLLIIGLGISLIATTIVAVTHYADIVYSGPVFLAFRFLLDVAAVFLILGPILAIYRIVKYKNRYNNLREYIIILIGFIIISLTGMILQRYRIEYYFGGPTPWSPLSYLIPMPSHSLYVYSYFIHIIIAFLLISIIPLTMLKHMIISLVNYVELDRGYGELTTPFDLEKVIETGQTEVKVGVKTKADMEPLHRIMVDACTRCNRCEDVCPATRAGRPLSPRVLINKISGADIDKSFFELGLQEDEVWACTTCGACMLSCPVYIRHIDYIIDIRRGLVFESKLDQKKSDLLMSLSQYGNTQMQSNYGRHDWLRELGVKTVGENPNFEYLLWVGCMGSFDNRARQIIKAFIGILKEAGLLDKIAVLGDEETCCGDPARRLGEESRFQEIVLNNKNIFNKYNVKNIITICPHGYNTFKNEYKRFGVQLNVYHHTEFLNKLLEEGRIKINGGAGIYTIHDPCYLARHNKVVEPQRRIVVKLGELREAELHGERTFCCGAGGANYWYDVKEERRISHIRLEQLMETGASTIVTLCPFCNAMLSDAARNKEAKVSIKDLAEVLYENIASSPK from the coding sequence ATGTCACCGAGCTACGTAGAGTATTTGAGCATGCCGTCGTTTACCCCCTATGTCGTCTATACCTTAGCCGCTCTATCCGCGGCATCGCTTCTCTATTCTACCAATAAACTTCTATATGAGCTAGGTGGTATTAAAACAATTCTAAAGTATATTTTTAAAAAGAAAACGTATAAATTCATTTATGAATTTATAATACATAGAAGATTTTTCATGGAGGAAATTCTAGGAGGTTTTGCACACTATCTGTTGATAATAGGCCTCGGTATTTCGTTGATAGCCACCACAATAGTTGCTGTAACACACTATGCAGATATAGTGTATAGCGGGCCTGTATTTTTAGCATTCAGATTTCTCCTGGACGTAGCGGCCGTATTCTTAATCCTGGGTCCTATACTAGCAATCTATAGAATAGTAAAATATAAAAATAGATATAATAACCTTAGAGAATATATAATTATATTAATAGGATTTATTATTATAAGCTTAACGGGGATGATACTGCAGAGGTACAGAATAGAGTACTACTTCGGCGGCCCTACGCCGTGGTCTCCCCTATCCTACTTAATTCCGATGCCATCACATAGTTTATATGTATACTCATATTTTATTCATATAATAATAGCATTTTTATTAATATCAATAATACCGTTAACTATGTTAAAGCATATGATAATATCCCTTGTAAATTATGTTGAGTTGGATAGAGGATATGGAGAGCTCACTACGCCGTTTGATCTCGAGAAGGTTATCGAGACGGGTCAGACCGAGGTGAAGGTGGGCGTGAAGACTAAAGCCGACATGGAGCCGTTACATAGGATTATGGTTGATGCATGTACGAGGTGCAATAGGTGTGAGGACGTCTGTCCCGCCACTAGGGCTGGCCGCCCGCTTAGTCCGCGCGTTCTCATAAATAAGATATCTGGCGCCGATATCGACAAGTCGTTCTTTGAGTTGGGCCTCCAAGAGGATGAGGTATGGGCGTGTACGACTTGCGGGGCTTGTATGTTGTCTTGTCCTGTTTATATAAGACATATTGATTATATTATCGACATTAGGAGAGGTCTTGTTTTCGAATCTAAGTTGGACCAGAAGAAGTCGGATTTATTGATGTCGTTGAGCCAATACGGCAACACGCAGATGCAGAGCAATTATGGGAGGCATGATTGGTTGAGGGAGTTAGGAGTCAAGACTGTCGGCGAGAACCCCAACTTCGAGTATTTGCTGTGGGTGGGCTGTATGGGTAGCTTCGACAATAGGGCTAGGCAAATCATAAAGGCCTTCATAGGCATACTTAAGGAGGCCGGGCTTCTGGACAAGATAGCGGTGCTCGGAGATGAGGAGACTTGTTGCGGCGATCCTGCTAGAAGGCTCGGCGAGGAGAGCAGATTCCAAGAAATTGTACTTAATAACAAAAATATATTTAATAAATACAATGTAAAGAATATAATTACTATATGTCCACATGGATATAATACATTTAAGAATGAATATAAACGTTTCGGAGTCCAGCTTAACGTGTATCACCACACAGAGTTTTTGAACAAACTACTGGAGGAGGGAAGGATCAAGATAAACGGCGGCGCCGGCATCTACACGATACACGATCCCTGCTACCTCGCTCGCCACAACAAGGTGGTGGAGCCTCAGAGGAGGATAGTGGTCAAGCTCGGCGAGTTGAGAGAGGCCGAGCTACATGGCGAGAGGACGTTCTGTTGTGGGGCGGGCGGCGCCAATTATTGGTACGACGTTAAGGAAGAGAGGCGTATCAGCCACATAAGGCTTGAGCAGTTGATGGAGACGGGAGCCTCCACCATAGTCACGCTCTGCCCGTTCTGCAACGCGATGTTGTCCGACGCGGCGAGGAATAAAGAGGCTAAGGTCTCCATAAAGGACCTCGCCGAGGTGCTCTACGAGAACATAGCGAGCTCCCCTAAATAA
- a CDS encoding glycosyltransferase yields the protein MIFLVLLAIGAVTATWHLITTFSSSEEQLDYGYADDDEGVYVVMPSCRDENLFETLPKWLSQNYRNYKVVVVEDCGDMGLAEPYKLRPSGSVRTPRLLKVFSSERLILFMREGRFGLKGGALNDAIRGLLLLKPLRNPKYVIFVDSDHEPPDFDFIKRAVSTIRRLGVDLVQGVQRHLYLGSSLDALVSVSHDISGTMLVGRTRLGMMPIFTGSTAIARLEPITRLWFSEDTVTEDLDLSVRMWLNGYSIAATWGLYTWGRPPRSLRSYFKQQLRWASGTIRVFLRYLVPVIRSDMPLARKIDFFFQGTVFATSAIYVAIIALFIYKLAVDPRFTAAEVALLLYMFSAGLAIDVYVESKYHTPTKPDVLAPFLELVTAFVHLAGTVLGIVGREYGWVRTERKFANAIDELSYSARRL from the coding sequence ATGATTTTCCTGGTGTTGTTAGCCATAGGCGCCGTGACCGCTACCTGGCACCTAATAACCACGTTTTCCTCGTCCGAGGAGCAACTTGATTACGGATACGCCGACGATGACGAAGGGGTCTATGTCGTCATGCCATCGTGTAGAGACGAGAACTTATTCGAGACGCTCCCCAAATGGCTGTCTCAGAACTATAGAAATTACAAAGTGGTTGTTGTGGAGGACTGCGGCGATATGGGCCTGGCGGAGCCCTACAAGCTTAGGCCCTCAGGCTCGGTGAGGACTCCTAGGTTGCTCAAGGTCTTTTCAAGCGAGAGGCTTATCCTGTTTATGAGGGAGGGCAGGTTCGGGCTTAAGGGCGGTGCCTTAAACGACGCTATAAGAGGCCTATTGTTGCTCAAGCCTCTCAGAAATCCCAAATACGTGATCTTCGTGGATAGCGACCACGAGCCTCCCGACTTCGACTTCATCAAGAGGGCCGTCTCGACTATAAGGAGGTTAGGCGTCGACTTGGTCCAAGGAGTGCAGAGACATCTATATTTGGGCTCCTCGCTCGACGCCTTGGTCTCTGTCTCCCACGACATATCGGGGACTATGCTAGTGGGCAGGACCCGTCTAGGCATGATGCCCATATTCACCGGGTCGACAGCTATAGCGAGGCTCGAGCCGATAACTAGGTTGTGGTTCTCGGAGGACACAGTGACGGAGGACCTAGACCTCTCCGTACGCATGTGGCTCAACGGCTACTCCATAGCGGCGACTTGGGGGCTCTACACGTGGGGTAGACCTCCCCGTAGCCTCAGATCCTATTTCAAGCAACAGCTGAGGTGGGCCTCGGGCACCATAAGGGTATTCCTTCGGTACCTAGTTCCGGTTATCAGAAGCGATATGCCTCTGGCCAGAAAGATCGATTTCTTCTTCCAGGGCACGGTCTTCGCCACGAGCGCGATCTATGTAGCCATCATAGCGTTGTTTATATACAAACTGGCTGTCGACCCTCGGTTTACGGCGGCTGAGGTAGCTCTGCTCCTCTATATGTTCTCGGCGGGTCTAGCCATCGACGTGTACGTGGAGTCGAAATACCATACGCCGACCAAGCCGGATGTCTTGGCTCCGTTTCTGGAGCTCGTCACGGCCTTTGTCCACCTCGCGGGCACAGTGCTCGGCATCGTCGGCAGGGAGTACGGATGGGTTAGAACGGAGAGGAAGTTCGCCAATGCGATTGACGAGCTCAGTTATTCCGCTCGCCGTTTATGA
- a CDS encoding zinc metalloprotease HtpX, whose translation MLFPYFIWFDPIYWITMLLGYVLMLVLASTLAPKLARKFSGRFSLYVSMAILAFVLISVTAASIWAALYVGGYATIYSIPFIILFVLIMNLFTYLISPFIIDLTYGAREDPELQAVVDAVASRLGIGGRIKAVLVDGPPNAFSYGNFITGRRVAVTRSLYGMLSRDELEAVIGHEIGHHLHKDNLVMLFFGLFPSVLYYLGYSLIWQGFLGGGERRDNPGTAMALVGLALVAVSFIEQLLVLAFSRMREYYADYVGARAAGRWPMQKALAKIHLYYEGGGGEALGDSKLKALFIYAFTAAYANPFREVTPDVVNRLKRVEVGGVQEILSDHPPVPKRLKFLDTVEV comes from the coding sequence ATGCTGTTTCCGTATTTCATATGGTTTGACCCAATCTACTGGATCACGATGTTGCTGGGGTATGTTTTGATGTTAGTTCTCGCGTCGACGTTGGCGCCTAAATTAGCGCGTAAATTCAGCGGACGTTTTTCCCTATACGTCTCTATGGCAATACTGGCCTTCGTCTTGATCTCCGTGACCGCGGCATCCATATGGGCGGCCTTATACGTGGGCGGTTATGCAACAATATATTCCATTCCATTTATAATATTATTTGTATTAATAATGAATTTGTTTACATATTTAATATCGCCATTTATAATAGATCTCACATATGGAGCTAGAGAGGATCCAGAGCTTCAAGCCGTGGTAGACGCCGTAGCCTCTAGGCTGGGTATCGGCGGCCGTATAAAGGCCGTGTTAGTCGACGGGCCTCCCAACGCGTTCTCCTACGGCAACTTCATAACCGGCAGGCGGGTGGCCGTCACGAGATCCCTCTACGGCATGTTGAGCCGCGACGAGCTCGAGGCGGTTATAGGCCACGAGATAGGCCACCATCTACATAAGGACAACCTAGTGATGTTGTTCTTCGGCCTATTCCCCTCCGTGTTGTATTACTTGGGATACAGCCTTATTTGGCAAGGATTCTTGGGCGGTGGGGAGAGGAGGGATAATCCCGGAACCGCCATGGCGTTGGTGGGCCTCGCGCTCGTCGCCGTGTCGTTCATAGAGCAACTACTGGTTTTGGCCTTTAGTAGGATGAGGGAGTATTACGCCGACTATGTGGGCGCCCGCGCAGCGGGAAGATGGCCCATGCAGAAGGCCCTTGCAAAGATCCACTTGTATTATGAGGGCGGCGGAGGGGAGGCCTTAGGCGATAGCAAGTTAAAGGCCTTATTCATCTACGCGTTTACGGCCGCCTACGCCAATCCCTTCAGGGAGGTCACCCCCGACGTCGTCAATAGGCTAAAGCGTGTGGAGGTCGGCGGGGTGCAGGAGATCTTGTCGGACCACCCGCCGGTTCCTAAGCGCCTTAAATTCCTCGACACTGTAGAGGTCTAG
- the cas4 gene encoding CRISPR-associated protein Cas4 — protein sequence MLIPPPLCKVVKCDDLEQLTLDEALRELRKTDEVEILRPNIYAVKYDFGKITPSMINDYEYCPRLLWIQAKLGKKLLTRRSLIALIRGRLLHERYERILSAMEDVLTEYKIELGDMVGVIDLVFRRNEKMIPVEIKSGAMTRESHVKQLQIYIELLRTDFGYLVYRNKVERIERNPEATKILEDIRRVLRSPEPPPVDRGRCRSCPFRSICNIYSK from the coding sequence GTGCTGATACCTCCGCCGTTGTGTAAAGTCGTAAAGTGCGACGATCTGGAACAATTGACCCTGGACGAGGCTTTGAGAGAGCTCAGAAAGACCGACGAGGTGGAGATCTTAAGGCCTAATATATACGCCGTCAAGTACGACTTCGGGAAGATCACGCCTTCGATGATAAACGACTACGAATACTGCCCCCGCCTGCTCTGGATACAAGCGAAGCTAGGCAAGAAGCTCCTCACGCGCAGATCGCTGATCGCCCTCATAAGGGGCCGCCTGCTCCACGAGAGATATGAGAGAATACTCTCGGCCATGGAGGATGTCTTGACGGAGTACAAGATAGAGCTCGGCGACATGGTCGGGGTCATAGATCTAGTGTTTAGACGCAACGAGAAGATGATACCTGTGGAAATAAAAAGCGGAGCTATGACAAGGGAATCCCACGTAAAGCAGTTGCAGATATACATAGAGCTGTTGAGGACGGATTTCGGATATCTAGTTTATAGGAACAAGGTAGAAAGGATAGAGCGCAACCCAGAGGCGACTAAAATCCTTGAAGATATAAGAAGGGTTCTGAGGAGCCCGGAGCCGCCTCCCGTTGACAGAGGGCGTTGCAGAAGTTGTCCATTTAGATCAATATGCAATATATATTCTAAATAG
- the speD gene encoding adenosylmethionine decarboxylase → MQTTQIARGSVPVIGKHYYGEAYGIDPELLSDEERLRRIVMRAAELANMHLVEVNSWKFKGGDKEGVSVIALVLESHIAVHTWPTYRYATIDVYTCGEQSDPLTAFRYIISQLKPKRYTINYSDRSYKYPK, encoded by the coding sequence ATGCAAACAACGCAAATCGCGCGGGGTAGCGTCCCGGTGATAGGGAAGCACTACTACGGCGAGGCTTATGGAATAGATCCCGAACTTCTCTCCGACGAGGAGAGACTGCGACGTATAGTTATGAGGGCCGCCGAGCTAGCCAACATGCACTTGGTAGAGGTCAACAGCTGGAAGTTTAAAGGCGGAGATAAGGAGGGCGTCTCGGTGATCGCGCTAGTGCTCGAGAGCCACATAGCAGTCCATACGTGGCCGACATACAGATACGCCACTATAGACGTCTATACCTGCGGCGAGCAGTCGGATCCTCTCACCGCTTTTAGGTATATAATAAGCCAATTAAAACCGAAAAGATATACTATAAACTATTCAGATAGATCGTATAAATATCCCAAATAA
- a CDS encoding threonine--tRNA ligase translates to MRVLLIHAESFRWEPKEPAGEIRDEPNSGEAKNALVAFITVEEGDVLDDGYLSRVAEDIVDVARRVKASSIVIYPYAHLSSKLARPYLSKEILSKVYNIVSATAQGFSVLKAPFGYYKEFELKCLGHPLSELSRSYTPEATPRPSTQQAKQQDVYLILTPDGDEYDPVQFPLDKYPDLKALVEKEVFRKELPGGEPKYIEYVKRFTFDWEPMSDIGHMRYGPDATIMMELVEDYAFQVARSLGIPIFKIRGTNMFKLSEKPIETHAKLFGERLYIVETDVDSILRYAACFQQFAMAKDWVISYRNLPFGMLEIADSYRYEQPGETVLLFRLRRFYMPDLHIFTKNLNEAIEVTYKLHEKIFEEIRKINRDYVSLYNITAEFYKGHKDYLVELAKREGKPILLRILPEQKYYWVLNVEFHIIDELGRPREIATFQIDVGNAMRFGIKYIDEENKVKYPVIIHTAILGSVERYIFALFDTAALMEKRGEVPRLPTWITPVQVRIIPVNREYLRPASDLADELERRGIRVDIDDREETLSRKIRDAEREWIPYIIVIGQKEASSNMLTVRIRGKGQVQMSRQDLVEVVEKEISGFPRRPLYMPRLLSQRPSYKQL, encoded by the coding sequence ATGCGAGTCTTGTTGATACACGCCGAGTCGTTTCGGTGGGAGCCTAAGGAACCTGCAGGCGAGATAAGAGATGAGCCCAATTCCGGCGAGGCCAAAAACGCCTTGGTGGCTTTCATCACTGTTGAGGAAGGCGACGTGCTTGATGACGGATACCTATCAAGAGTGGCGGAGGATATTGTAGACGTTGCGAGGAGGGTGAAAGCCAGCTCTATAGTTATATATCCATATGCACATTTATCATCAAAATTAGCACGTCCCTATTTATCTAAAGAAATTCTTAGTAAAGTATACAACATCGTCTCAGCTACTGCCCAGGGGTTTAGCGTGTTGAAGGCGCCTTTCGGATACTACAAGGAATTTGAGCTAAAGTGTCTCGGCCACCCCTTGTCGGAGCTTAGTAGATCCTACACGCCGGAGGCTACGCCGAGGCCGTCAACGCAACAGGCTAAGCAACAGGATGTTTACTTGATACTAACTCCGGATGGAGACGAGTACGATCCTGTACAGTTCCCGCTTGATAAATATCCCGATCTAAAGGCCCTAGTAGAGAAGGAGGTTTTCAGGAAGGAGTTGCCGGGCGGAGAGCCGAAGTATATAGAATATGTAAAGAGATTTACCTTCGACTGGGAGCCCATGTCCGATATCGGCCATATGAGGTACGGCCCAGACGCGACGATTATGATGGAGCTGGTCGAGGACTACGCGTTTCAAGTCGCCAGATCTTTGGGGATACCGATATTCAAAATAAGAGGGACCAATATGTTCAAGCTGAGCGAAAAGCCCATAGAGACTCACGCCAAGCTGTTCGGCGAAAGGCTCTATATAGTGGAGACCGACGTCGACTCCATACTGCGCTACGCGGCATGTTTCCAACAGTTCGCCATGGCCAAAGACTGGGTAATAAGCTACAGAAATCTGCCCTTCGGAATGTTGGAGATAGCCGACTCCTATAGGTATGAACAGCCGGGCGAGACGGTGTTGCTTTTCAGACTTAGGAGATTCTACATGCCAGATCTACATATATTTACAAAGAACTTAAATGAGGCAATAGAGGTCACATATAAGTTACATGAAAAAATATTTGAAGAAATAAGAAAAATAAATAGAGATTATGTATCATTATATAATATAACGGCGGAATTTTATAAGGGGCATAAAGATTACTTAGTTGAACTTGCAAAAAGAGAGGGAAAGCCTATATTATTACGTATATTACCTGAACAAAAATATTATTGGGTTCTTAATGTGGAGTTCCATATCATTGACGAGCTGGGCAGACCGCGCGAGATTGCTACATTCCAGATAGATGTCGGAAATGCAATGAGATTTGGTATAAAATATATAGATGAAGAAAATAAAGTAAAGTATCCTGTTATAATACATACGGCTATTCTTGGTAGCGTCGAGCGATATATTTTTGCATTGTTCGATACGGCGGCTTTGATGGAGAAACGCGGAGAAGTCCCGAGATTGCCTACCTGGATAACGCCGGTACAAGTGCGCATAATTCCGGTCAACCGGGAATATCTTCGCCCGGCGTCTGATCTCGCCGACGAGTTGGAGAGGAGGGGCATAAGGGTCGATATAGATGATAGAGAGGAAACCCTTTCGAGGAAGATACGTGACGCAGAGCGGGAGTGGATCCCGTATATAATAGTCATAGGTCAGAAAGAGGCTTCCTCGAACATGCTTACTGTTAGGATTAGGGGCAAAGGACAAGTACAAATGTCGAGACAAGATCTCGTGGAAGTTGTGGAGAAGGAGATCTCGGGCTTCCCGAGGAGGCCGTTATATATGCCGAGGCTTCTTTCCCAGAGACCCTCCTACAAACAGCTCTGA
- a CDS encoding inositol-3-phosphate synthase, with translation MPIRVGIAGVGNCASALVQGVEMYKKYPELEPLVAFKKVGNYTVADIEFTAAFDIDARKVGRDLAEAIFSPPNNATKVYQPGKLGVVVRAGPVLDGKPEGNVVDKVVEGSLEDVVRELESTNTEVLVNYLPTGARKAAEAYAEAALRARAAFINAMPAPIATSEVWQRKFAEREVPLLGDDTQNQIGATVLHKTLVHLLSLRGVEIMDTYQINVGGTPDFANLMYRRGDKEKTKTAAVKKMAEGQDFNAYIAPVAYIPFLGDRKIAHMLIEGRIFGGVPISIRVELEVHDAWNSAAVVSDAIRLAKLALDRHIGGPIYSASAWGFKNPPVHMPPEEAYRAVVEFINGERNN, from the coding sequence ATGCCCATCAGGGTCGGGATTGCAGGCGTGGGCAACTGCGCCTCCGCCTTAGTGCAGGGAGTGGAGATGTACAAGAAATATCCGGAGCTGGAGCCGCTAGTCGCTTTCAAGAAAGTCGGCAACTACACCGTGGCCGATATAGAGTTCACGGCGGCCTTCGACATAGACGCGCGCAAGGTCGGCAGAGATCTCGCCGAGGCCATATTCTCGCCTCCAAACAACGCGACCAAGGTATATCAGCCGGGTAAACTGGGCGTAGTGGTTAGGGCAGGGCCTGTCCTTGACGGAAAGCCGGAGGGAAACGTCGTCGATAAGGTCGTCGAGGGATCCCTCGAAGATGTAGTGAGGGAGCTGGAGTCCACAAACACTGAGGTGTTGGTCAACTACCTGCCGACGGGAGCCAGAAAAGCCGCCGAGGCGTATGCCGAGGCTGCCTTGAGGGCGAGAGCGGCGTTCATAAACGCGATGCCGGCTCCGATAGCGACAAGCGAAGTCTGGCAACGGAAGTTCGCCGAGAGGGAGGTGCCGCTGTTGGGCGACGATACCCAGAACCAGATAGGAGCCACCGTGTTGCACAAGACCTTAGTGCATTTGCTGTCACTGAGGGGGGTCGAGATCATGGATACCTACCAGATAAATGTAGGCGGGACGCCCGACTTCGCCAATTTGATGTACAGAAGGGGCGACAAGGAGAAGACCAAGACGGCGGCTGTCAAGAAGATGGCTGAGGGCCAGGACTTCAACGCGTATATAGCCCCGGTGGCCTACATACCGTTTCTCGGCGATAGGAAAATAGCGCATATGCTGATAGAGGGCCGTATATTCGGCGGGGTCCCGATAAGCATAAGAGTAGAGCTGGAGGTACACGACGCTTGGAACAGCGCGGCTGTCGTGTCAGACGCCATAAGGCTGGCTAAACTTGCTCTAGACAGACATATAGGAGGTCCTATATACAGCGCATCCGCCTGGGGCTTTAAGAACCCGCCCGTGCACATGCCGCCTGAGGAGGCCTATAGAGCCGTCGTGGAGTTCATAAACGGCGAGCGGAATAACTGA
- a CDS encoding PadR family transcriptional regulator, protein MPTRAYLRFRNCIGKGNLWLYTVAILLKEGPLHGYGIISRLRALGFNISNVYGYVLLKRMVADGVLAEREESGRKVYVVSEEGLRSYRVAVNEMKNLLKFLEAEP, encoded by the coding sequence ATGCCGACCAGGGCGTATCTGAGATTCCGGAACTGTATAGGCAAGGGCAATCTATGGCTCTACACCGTGGCGATATTGTTGAAGGAGGGCCCCCTCCACGGATACGGCATAATATCCCGCCTGAGGGCCTTGGGATTTAACATAAGCAACGTATATGGGTACGTCCTCCTCAAGAGGATGGTAGCGGACGGGGTCCTGGCCGAGAGGGAGGAGTCGGGCAGAAAGGTGTATGTGGTCAGCGAGGAGGGTCTTAGATCCTATAGAGTCGCCGTAAACGAGATGAAAAATCTCTTGAAGTTCCTAGAGGCCGAGCCCTAG
- a CDS encoding nucleotidyltransferase — MDRYRKYKEGLLQVGDALRRHGVEFVLVGSAILPLVYNIDLDPVDLDLFIINKSTILDYELFEKIAQENEWDIGTTDHGTIYYELVVSGELLKIDLLENILDIYIPPQIIENSLTIKIDNFNIRSIRLEDLLVLKAKMATKDAEDFIANIARMLADPKYNISINKSYIKNIIDLFISEKENIIDRLNKNGIYIE; from the coding sequence ATGGACCGCTATCGAAAATACAAGGAGGGACTACTACAGGTCGGCGATGCGTTACGGAGGCACGGCGTGGAGTTTGTCCTCGTAGGCTCTGCTATACTGCCTCTAGTTTATAATATCGATTTAGATCCTGTAGATCTTGATTTATTTATAATTAATAAATCAACAATATTAGATTATGAATTATTTGAAAAAATAGCACAAGAGAATGAGTGGGATATAGGAACTACGGACCACGGCACCATATACTACGAACTCGTCGTATCTGGCGAATTACTTAAAATAGATCTATTAGAAAATATATTAGATATATATATTCCTCCTCAAATTATTGAAAATTCTCTTACTATTAAAATTGATAATTTTAATATAAGAAGCATAAGGCTAGAAGATCTTCTAGTCCTAAAGGCAAAGATGGCTACCAAGGATGCGGAGGATTTCATCGCCAATATCGCGCGCATGTTGGCTGATCCAAAATATAATATATCTATAAATAAATCATATATTAAAAATATAATTGATTTATTTATTTCTGAAAAAGAAAACATTATTGATCGATTAAATAAAAATGGTATATATATTGAGTAA